The Anaerobranca gottschalkii DSM 13577 DNA window AAGTACATTAGAAAAAGTGAAAGAAGGGTCTATGAAAAAGGGAGATGTCCTTTCTGTAGCTCAAGTAGGTGGGATACTTGGCGGAAAAAAAACCTGGGACTTAATTCCTATGTGTCACAATATAATGATTTCCGGACTAGATATCGATTTTGAAATAAATGAAAATGAAAATTATATAGAAGCAACTTGTACAGCTAAAACAGTTGGTTCAACAGGGGTAGAAATGGAAGCTTTAACTGGAGTTTCCGTAGCTTTATTAACTATTTATGATATGTGTAAGGCAGTGGACAAAAAAATGGTAATTAAAGATATTAGATTAGTGGAAAAAAGAGGTGGAAAAACTGATATCATCCTAGAGTAAAAATTTTTATCAATACAAATACTAATTTTAAACAAAATATTGATTTTCTCAGTATTTTTGTTATAATCCTTTAGGAAGTATTATGAAGTTTGTACCAAAAGGTACTAGGAGGTAGATTAAATAATGGAAATGTGGTATACGGAGAAACAAACCCCTTCCGTAAGTTTGTCTTTAAAAACAACAAAAACCCTTCATGTAGAACAAACAGAATTTCAACATTTAGCAATGATCGAAACAGAGGCCTTTGGCAGAATGTTAGTATTAGATGGTATGGTACAAACATCTGTAGTAGATGAATTTGTATACCACGAAATGATAGCTCATCCTGCCCTCTACACCCATCCAAACCCAAAAAATGTACTTGTAATTGGTGGTGGAGATGGAGGTACAATCAGGGAAATAATTAAACATCCTTCTGTTGAGAAAGCAACTTTAGTAGAAATAGATGGTAGAGTTATTGAGCTAAGTAAACAATACCTACCAGAAATCGCAGTAGCATTAACAGGTGAGGCTAAAGTAGAAGTAAAAGTAGAAGATGGTATTAAGCATATCAATGAATCTAAAAATACCTATGATATTATACTAGTTGATTCCACAGAACCAGTGGGACCAGCTGTAGGACTTTTCAGTCAAGATTTTTATCAAGGAATTTATGAAGCTTTAAAAGAAGATGGGTTAATGGTAGCTCAAACAGAATCTCCATTCTTTAATGGTGATTTAATTACAAATGTTAATAAGAGATTGAGAAACATCTTCCCATATGTTAAGACATATTTAGCTAGTATACCAACTTATCCCAGTGGATTATGGAGTTTTACCATGGGTTCTAAAAAATACAAAATAGAAGATGTTGATATCAATAACTTATATCCTATCGAAACTAAATATTTCACACCAGAGTTAATGTTAGCTTCAACTAAACTTCCAAAATTTGTTCAAGATTTAGTTAAAGGTGAGTAAAATGGGATTATTTAATAATGTTGAATATACAAGTAATTTTATTGGAGCCAAGGATAATTATCACCAAGCTAAAGGTGTTCTCCTTGGAGCACCTATGGATTATACTGTAAGTTTCAGACCGGGATCCCGTTTTGCTGCAAAAAGAATTAGAGAAGTATCATATAACTTAGAAGAATACAGCTTTTATTGCCATAAAGACTTAACGGATTGTCCCTTTTTTGATGCTGGGGACTTGGCTTTACCCTTTGGTAATGTAGAAAAATCCCTAGATATTATATATCAATCAGTTGGGCAAATTACTAAAGATGGTAAAATACCCTTTGTTATTGGGGGAGACCATTTAATTAGTTACGCCTGTATCAAAGGAGTTAAAGAAAAATATCCAGACTTAGCAGTACTCCATTTTGATGCCCATGCAGATTTAAGGGAAGACTATGCCGGAGAAAAGCATTCCCATGCAACTGTTATTGGTAAAGTAGTAAGGGACTTAGGGGTCAAAGATGTCTATCAATTTGGTATAAGATCTGGTACCAAAGATGAATGGGAATTTGCCCAAAAACATACTAAGCTATTCCCCTTCACAGCCAAAGAACCTTTGCTAAAGGTTTTAGAAGAACTTAAAGGAAAACCAATTTACATTACCATAGATATTGATGTGGTAGATCCAGCCTTCGCTCCAGGGACAGGAACCCCTGAAGCCGGTGGGATAACCTCAAAAGAATTATTAGACTGTTTAAAAATAATGTCATCTTTAAATGTAGTTGGATTTGATATAATTGAGGTTGCCCCTGTATATGATGTCAGTGACATAACTTCAGTATTAGCAGCTAAGGTTATCAGGGAAAGTTTATTGATGTATATAAAATAATAAAATAAATTTTAAAGTGGTGGTATTTATGCGAGCTGCACAAATATTAATAAGATCTAGCCAACAAACAAGTTCTGGTCGCTCTGATTTGGCCATAGAAGTAGAGGGTTCGGTAACCTCTAAAGAAGAAACTACTTATCTGACCTATAAAGAGCCAGAAGGAACTGGTCTAGATAATACTACCACCACTTTAAAATTAGAAAAAGATAAAGTAACCCTTATCCGTACCGGTTCTACTACTTTAAGGCAGGTTTTTAAAGCCGGGGAAATTACTACTGGAGTTTATCAAACTCCATATGGTAACTTTGCTTTAGAAGTAGATGCAAAAGAAGTAAAGGTAGAACTTATTAAAGATAAAGGTAAAATTACTTTACAATATGATTTAATAATAGCTGGAGAAAAAATTGAAGATCAAAAATTAAATATATTTTATTATTCGATTTAACAAATTTGTGGGTGGGCGTGGAGAAAACTCCACATGAGGGGCTATATCGAAAGGAGGACTAACCTATGAAAGATATTATCCTAGCCTTAGTAGCAGGGGGCTTAGTAGGAGCTATTTTTGGTAAGGTTGGTTTACCTATACCCGCTCCAGCTAATATTGCCGGTTTAATGGGAATAGCTGGAATAATGCTTGGTTATGTTGCCTCTACAAAGTTTTTCTAAAAAAATTAAAGCAAGCTTAATACAAGCTTGCTTTAAAAATACATCAACTGCCCAAAATTGGGCAAGAGGAGGATAGGGGATGAAGGATTTATTAATTAGTATTTTAGAAACCATCGATGAGGGTATTCATGCTGTAGATGAAAAGGGAATCACCATTTATTATAACTCAAAGGCTGCCCTTTTAGATGGTCTCCATCCCGAAGATGTTATAGGAAAACATATCCTTGATGTATTTCCATCTTTAGACCGAACTTCTAGTACGTTACTCAAAGTATTAAAAAGCCGTAAACCTATCTATAACCAGCAACAGAAATATACAAATTTTAAAGGGAAAGAGGTAGTAACTGTCAACACTACACTGCCTATTTTTGGGCAGAAAGGATTTCTAGGGGCTGTGGAAATTTCCAAGGATATTACCCAAGTTAAGCAGTTATCTGATAAAATCCATTTCTTACAACAATCATTATATAAAAATTTAGGGAAAGGTGAAGTTGATAAGGAAAAGCTCTATCAATTTGGAGACATTATTGGAAATAGCAAAAAAATCACCGATTTAATTAAAAAAGCACAAAGGGTTTCCCGAAGCAGTTCTACCCTTTTAGTTTATGGAGAAACAGGTGTGGGTAAAGAATTATTAGTTCAAGCAATCCATAGCAGTTCTCCAAGGCAAAATGGACCTTTTATTGCTCAAAATTGTGGTGCACTACCTGAAAGTTTATTGGAATCGATTCTCTTTGGTACAGTTAAAGGAAGTTTTACCGGTTCGGAAAATAAACCTGGCCTTTTTGAGTTGGCAGGGGGAGGGACTTTATTTTTAGATGAAATAAACTCTTTACCATTGAGTTTACAGGGGAAAATTTTAAGGGCAATAGAAGAGAAAAAAATTAGGAGAATTGGGGATACAAAAGAAATCCCTGTAGATGTTAGAATTATGGCAGCTATGAATACTGATCCTTTAGAAGCGGTGGAAAAAGGTTTGCTAAGGAAAGATTTATATTACCGGTTAAATGTAGTTACACTATATATCCCGCCATTAAGGGATAGGATAGAAGATATTGAGCCCTTAGTGTTACATTTTTTGGATAAATTTAATAAAGAATTTGATAATAAAATTACTGGAGTAAAAAAAGAAGTCATTAATTTATTACACCATTATACTTGGCCCGGTAATGTTAGGGAATTAGCTAATGTTATTGAGGCAATTTTTAATTTTAAAGATAGTGGGAAAATAGATATAGATGACTTACCAGGACATATAGTTCAACAAGTTAATGGAAACAAAAACCTTAATTTACGGGAAAAGTTGTTTCAATATGAAAAGGAGTTAATTAAAGAAGTTTTTCTTGCAAATGACAAAAATATAACCAAAACTGCTCAAATTTTAGGGATCCCTAGACAGACTTTGCAATATAAGTTAAAACAATTTAATTTGAATTGACTGTGGTAACTTAAACTATCACAGTCTTTTTTATTTGGCACTAAATTTGCATAATTTAAATAATATAGAAATGAAAAGGAGGAATAATTTATGAAAGGCTGTCCCTACGGAACCCATCGAGTTATAGAAAAAAAAGGTATGCTTCCCCAACCTGCTTGGAAAATTTCCAACGACCCTGAAATTTACAGTAATGAAATATTAATCGATGTTAAAACCCTCAATATTGATTCGGCAAGTTTTACTCAAATTAAAAAACAGGCAAAGGAAGAAAATAGAACCATCGAATCTATAATCTTAGAAACAGTGGAAAAAAGGGGTAAACAACACAACCCTGTTACCGGCTCAGGTGGTATGTTGATTGGAACTGTATTAAAAATAGGAGAAGATTTAAAAGGAAAAATAGATTTACAAGAAGGAGATAAAATCGCTACATTAGTTTCCTTATCTTTAACCCCTCTAAAAATAGAAAAAATATTAGCTGTAAAGGAAAACTCTGATCAAGTGGATATTGAAGGGAAAGCTATTTTATTTCAAAGCGGTATTTATGCAAAACTGCCCACAGATATAGATGAAAAATTAGCTTTAGCTGTCCTCGATGTTGCTGGGGCACCTGCTCAAACTGCCCGATTAGTTAAACCATCAGACATTGTAGTGGTAATAGGGGCTGGAGGAAAGTCCGGTTTGCTGACTATTTATGAGGCTAAAAAACGGGCGGGAGTAACAGGTAAAGTAATAGGTATTGAGTACAGTGAAGAAGGGTGTAGAAAATTAAGGGAAACGGGCTATGCCGATATCGTCATTCAAGGGGATGCTACAAATCCAGTGGAGATTTTAGAAAAAGTAAAAGAGGCTACTGCCGAAAAATTGGCAGATGTGACAATTAACTGTGTTAACATACCGGATACTGAAATGGCTAGTATTTTAGTAACAAGGGATCGGGGAATCGTTTACTTTTTTAGTATGGCAACTAGCTTTACAAAAGCAGCATTAGGTGCTGAAGGTATCGGAAAAGATGTAGATATGTTAATTGGTAATGGTTACGCTAAAGGCCATAGTGAAATAGCGTTACAAATCATTAGGGAGAGCGAAAAGATAAGAAGGATATTTGAAGAGATTTATGTATAGGAGGTGAGTTTAAAATGAGAAGTTTTAAAGAGGTAGAGAAGTATAAAAATGTAACGGAAGAACAGTGGAATGATTGGCATTGGCAATTGAAAAATCGGATTACCACAGTAGAAGAGTTGAAAGAATTAGTGGAATTAACCCCTGAAGAAGAGGAAGGAATTAAACAGTGTTTAAAAACTTTAAGAATGGCTATTACACCCTATTACGGTATACTTATGGACCCTAAAGATGTTAATTGTCCTGTAAGGAAACAGGGGATACCGGTAATTAAAGAATTGGAAAAGAGTAGTTGTGATATGGAAGACCCTCTATCAGAAGACACCGATTCTCCAGTTCCAGGGTTGACCCATCGCTATCCCGATAGAGTTCTTTTATTGGTGACAGATCAATGTGCTATGTACTGTAGACATTGTACCCGCAGGAGAATGGCAGGGGTTACTGACCAAGCAATGCCACTAGAAAGAATAGAAAAAGCTTTAGAATATATAAGAAAAACAACAGAGGTTAGGGATGTTTTAATAAGTGGTGGAGATGGGTTATTAGTTTCAGATGATAGGTTAGAATATATAATTAAATCTTTAAGGGAAATACCCCATGTAGAAATAATTAGGATAGGAACTAGAACGCCAGTTGTTTTACCCCAAAGAATTACCGATGAATTGTGCAACATGTTGAAAAAATATCATCCAATTTGGATAAATACCCATTTTAATCATCCTAAAGAATTAACGGATGAAAGTAAAAAGGCATTAGCTAAATTGGCAGATGCGGGAATTCCTTTAGGAAACCAATCTGTTCTATTAAGGGGTATTAACGATTGTCCTAATATTATGAAAAAGCTAGTCCATGAATTGGTGTTAAACAGAGTAAGACCATATTATATTTACCAATGCGATTTATCACAGGGGATAGAACACTTTAGGACACCGGTGAGTAAGGGAATTGAAATTATAGAAAGTTTAAGGGGACATACATCTGGTTACGCAGTACCCACCTTTGTAGTGGATGCCCCAGGTGGTGGTGGGAAAATACCGGTGATGCCCCAATACCTAATTTCCCAATCACCTTCAAGGGTAGTATTAAGGAATTTCGAAGGGGTAATGGCAGTTTATTCACAGCCAACAGATTATAAAGATGGATGTAATTGTGAATACTGTCAAGGGGCGAAGGAATCAATAGGTGTTCAATCATTACTAACCGGTGAGAAAATTAATATAGAACCTACTGAACTTAAGAGAGGGACTAGAAGAAGAAAATGAGCCAAATTTTAAAGGAAAAACTAATGGATCAGGATATATATTCAGTATCCATAGTTGGTATGGGTAAAAATACCGGAAAAACTGTAACACTAAACTATTTAATCAGTTTATTAGATCCTTTGACATTAGGGGTAACATCTATTGGGATAGATGGAGAAAAAATAGATAATTTAACTTTTACACCTAAACCATCCATTAGCTTAAAAAAAGGAACCGTTGTTGCTACTGGGGAGAAGACTTTAAAGGAATTTACATCAAGTTATGAAATATTAGAAGGAACAGGAATTTTCAACCCCCTTGGAGAAATAGTAATGGTTAGATTACAAGAAGATGGAGAGGTTTTATTAGGAGGCCCAGAAAGGACGACAGACTTAAAGAAAATCATCTCAACCTTTAAAAAATACGGCTGCGGAAAGGTTTTAGTAGATGGGGCTATTGATCGGAGGGCAGCAGCTTCTCCCTATGTGACCGACGGTATGGTCTTTGTGACAGGGGCTGCATTTAGTAGGGATTTTACTAGACTTGTGGGAGAAACGGTACATCGTTTGAATATGTTAACTTTACCCCAAACTTCTATTTCTTTAGAAAGGGAAGATAAAATCCAATTGATTTCTGGAGAAGAAATTAATTTTTTGCCTATTAAATCAGCTTTATTAGCTGATCAATTGATAGGGTATTTTAAAGGAGATAGAGAAAACCTTTTATATATCCCAGGAGCATTGACAGACTCCTTTTTACAAAAAATAGTTCCTTGGATAAAAAAGGGATATAAAATAGGTATTATCGTAAAAGATGGAACAAAGGTCTTTCTCTCCCCTAAAGCATATGGACAGTTTACAGATAGTGGCGGGAAAATAGAGGTCTTAAAAAGTTGTAAACCTTTGGCTTTAGGGGTAAATCCCCTTTCTGAAGAAGGTTATGGTTTTGATAGCACAGCCTTAGTAAATAGCCTACAACAACTAGTTCCAATTCCAGTATTTGATCCACTAAAATAGGGAGGGATTTTATGGAGTTTTTTATAGGTAATACCTCAAACGCCATTGACCTTGAAGAAGTTTTGGATTCCGTCACTCCCTATTCCCCTTATGGTCAAAGGGAAAAGGAAAAGTTAACCCCTACTCAGTCTAAAGGAAAATTAGAAAAGGAATATAATCTAACATACTTAATGTTAGAGATAATTAAAGAAAGTAATGAAGTTAATGAGATAATAGAGTTATTGAGAAATCTTAAGGATATAACTCCGATAATCCAAAAAGCTTCAGCAGAGTTAGTTTTAGAAGAGTTAGATTTCTTTTATATTAAACAATGGTTAGTAGGGGTAAGAAGATTGGCAGACCTCATAATAAATACCGGGATAAAGGGAAAGATTGGAATTAAATTAGATAAAATTGAAGACTTTTTCACAATAATTTCCCTAGATAATGAAGGTCCAGGATTTTATTTATCAGGGAAACATAATTCAGAATTAGAAAAGGTTAGAATTAGCTATAGAAGGTTAAAACAGGAATTAGATGATCTCCTTGAGAAGAGAAAAAAAGGGATTGAAAGGGAATTTAATGTTTTATTTAACATAGAAAACACCTTAAATATTAGTAAGTTTGATAAGGATAAGGTAGAAAAACTATCTAGATGCCCTCAGCTTTTTTATCATGGGGAAAACTATACCCATGTTCAGTTTAAAATAAAGGAATGGGAAGAGAGTTTAAAGCTTAAGGGTGAACTAGAAGAACTTAAAAAAAAGATAGAGGATGAAGAAGAAAAGGTAAGAAAATATTTAACAAAAGAATTCCTTAAATCTTCCTCTAAATTCCAAGGAAATTGTAAAAGTTTAGGGAAATTAGACTGGCTTTTAACAAAGGCAAATTATTCCCGGGAAATAAATGGGGTAAAACCAATAATAACCGATGATAATATTATTAAACTCAAAGGGGTGAGAAATCCTGTTTTAGAAAGGGTTTTAGTAAATAGGGGGAAAAAGGTGACCCCTATAAGTTTAGAGCTTACCGGTGGAGTTACTGTAATTACCGGCTCTAATATGGGAGGGAAATCCCTGACATTAAAGACTTTAGGGTTAACAGTTGCCTTAGCTCAACTGGGTTTTTTAGTTCCCTGTGAAGAAATGGTTTTTAATCCCAGAAAATTCATCTATTGTTCACTATATCACGAACAATCTATCTATGATGGCCTTAGTACCTTTGGAGTAGAAATTAAAGGGTTAAAAAAGGTATTAGGTTACCGGGATAAAAAAGGGTTGTATTTGATAGATGAGTTAGGCCGGGGAACCAACCCTATAGAGGGTGGAGCCTTAGCCTATGCTGTAGCTAGGTACTTAAATAAAGGAAATAGTATATCGGTAATGGTTACCCATTTTGAACAAATGCTGTCCGATGAATTTGGGCAGCTTCGAATTGTGGGGTTAGATAATGTTACAGAAAACAAACTAAAAAAGGTATTGAATGGTAAAAAGGGAGTAGAAGCAGTAGAAGAGCTCATGGATTATAGGGTAGAAAAGGCTATAGAATTAGGTGTACCTCGGGAAGGACTGAAAATAGCGGCATTACTGGGTTTGCCAAAGGAAATAATCGAAAATGCAAAAAATAAGCTAGAAAAAGATGTTAGGAAAAGGAGTGAATTTAATGGGGGATAAATTAAAAATAGATCAAGATCTCGTTAGAAGAGCCAGGGAAAGTGCCGATGCCATTGCAGAGCAAGTGATGGCTTTAATAACTCCAAAAACCACAGTAGCTGTGGAACGGACAGTGGGTAGGTTATTAGGAATAGATGGAGTAGATGGGGAAGGAGTTCCATTAGTAAATGTACTGGTAGATAATTTGTTGGAAAAAGGTGTCCTTTCACAAGGATTAATTTACTGGGTTGTCAATGGCTGTGAACAGCTAAATTTAACACCACAAAAATTGGCAGAGGAAGTCAGTGCTGGTAGGTTAGACTTAACAGCCATTAAGCCATTACCGGTAGGGAGTTTAAAAGGTAAAATGGAGGAATACGCCCAAAGGGGCTTAGATGTCATTAGAAAGAGGGTACAAGAGAGAAGGGAATTCATTCAAAGGTTAGGCAAAGGAAAGGCACCAGAGCTTTATGTTATAGTCGCTACCGGTAATATCTATGAGGATGTAATCCAAGCTCAAACGGCAGCTAGAAATGGAGCAGATATAATTGCTGTAATTAGAACAACGGGTCAAAGTTTGTTGGACTATGTACCCTATGGTGCAACAACTGAAGGGTTTGGCGGAACTTACGCAACCCAAGAAAACTTTAGGATAATGAGAAAAGCTTTAGATGAAGTTTCTGAAGAAGTAGGAAGATATATTCAATTGGTAAACTACTGTTCAGGGCTTTGTATGCCAGAAATAGCTGCTATGGGTGCTATGGAAAGATTGGATATGATGTTAAATGACGCCTTATATGGCATATTGTTTAGAGATATCAATATGCAGAGGACTTTAATTGACCAGAATTTCTCTAGAATTATTAATGGCTTTGCAGAAATAATTATCAATACTGGAGAAGATAATTATTTAACTACCGCCGATGCCATTGAAGAAGGCCATACTGTAATCGCTTCTCAATTTATCAATGAAAAATTAGGATTATTAGCAGGGCTTAAACCCCAACAATTGGGATTGGGCCATGCCTTTGAAATAAATCCCGATGTAGAAAACGGGTTATTATATGAAATAGCCCAAGCCCAACTATCTAGACAATTATTTCCTCAAAGTCCTTTAAAATACATGCCACCAACTAAGTACATGACTGGGAATATTTTTAAAGGATACTTACAAAATGGATTATTTAATCTAACTTCAATAATGACTAATCAGGGGATCCAACTATTAGGAATGTTGACAGAGGCAATTCATACTCCTTTCATGCATGATAGGTATTTAGCCATTGAAAATGCTAAATATGTTATGAATACTGCCAGAAATCTAGGTGATGAAATTATTTTTAGGGAAGATGGAATAATTCAAAAAAGGGCAGAAGAAGTTTTAACTAAAGCAGTATTATTATTAGAAGAAATTAAAGAGATTGGCTTATTCACTGCTTTAGAAAGAGGGTATTTTGCAAATATAAAAAGGACTATGGATGGTGGTAAAGGATTAGATGGGGTAGTTAACAAAGCTAAGGATTATTACAACCCCTTTGAAGAAATAATGAAAAGGGAAAATTTTCAAAAGGATAATGGGGGGAGGTTTTAAAGATGCAAGTAGATTTAACTAAAATCAAGCCCTATGGTGATACCCTAAATGATGGAGCTGTTCAACTATCCTTTACCCTACCAGTTAAATACAGTGATGAAGCTAGGGAAGCTGCTATACTTTTAGCAAAACAAATGAATTTAGATGAACCTAGTGTTGTCCATATGTCCGATTTAGGCAGTGGTTTTACCTTTTTTGTACTTTATGGTAAATGTACTAAAACTGTAGACTTTACTAAAATAAAGGTTACTAAAGTCCAAGATGAAACAATGGATTTTTATGAAATTAACAAATTTATAAAGGAAAAAATTAAAAGGAAAATTACAGTAGTGGCAGCTTGTACTGGGACAGATGCCCATACCGTTGGTATCGATGCTATAATGAACATGAAAGGATATGCAGGAAAATATGGATTAGAAAGATATCCAGAAATTAATGCTATAAATATGGGAAGCCAAGTTCCCAATGAAGCCCTTGTCAGAAAAGCCATAGAAACCGATGCCGATGCAATATTAGTATCCCAAGTCGTTACTCAGAAAAATGTTCACATACCTAATTTGACAGAATTAGTTGAAATGCTAGAAGCAGAAGGAATAAGGGATAAAATAGTACTAATAGCAGGAGGGCCTAGAATTACCCATGAACTTGCATTAGAATTAGGTTATGATGCAGGATTTGGTCCAGGAACAACACCACCAGATGTTGCCACTTTTATAGTAAAGGAAATGGTCAGGAGAAATATAAAGTAGGATATAACATATGGTAAAAATATAAATATTTTAATTAAAACTGTCGTCGATCACCAATAGTGCAAAAATCCCTGGCAATCGACGACAAACCAAAACAGAGCAAAAATCCTTTAATATCAGGCTTTAAGGGATTTTTGCTCTTAGTTTTAGTTTACATAATGCTTCAAAAAATAATTATTGACGAAATTCAAAAAATGCTGTAAAATAAGGATAAGTGATGGGGTTACTAGCCTACCTATAAGGGATTGAAACCACTATGCTAGCATNNNNNNNNNNNNNNNNNNNNNNNNNNNNNNNNNNNNNNNNNNNNNNNNNNNNNNNNNNNNNNNNNNNNNNNNNNNNNNNNNNNNNNNNNNNNNNNNNNNNNNNNNNNNNNNNNNNNNNNNNNNNNNNNNNNNNNNNNNNNNNNNNNNNNNNNNNNNNNNNNNNNNNNNNNNNNNNNNNNNNNNNNNNNNNNNNNNNNNNNNNNNNNNNNNNNNNNNNNNNNNNNNNNNNNNNNNNNNNNNNNNNNNNNNNNNNNNNNNNNNNNNNNNNNNNNNNNNNNNNNNNNNNNNNNNNNNNNNNNNNNNNNNNNNNNNNNNNNNNNNNNNNNNNNNNNNNNNNNNNNNNNNNNNNNNNNNNNNNNNNNNNNNNNNNNNNNNNNNNNNNNNNNNNNNNNNNNNNNNNNNNNNNNNNNNNNNNNNNNNNNNNNNNNNNNNNNNNNNNNNNNNNNNNNNNNNNNNNNNNNNNNNNNNNNNNNNNNNNNNNNNNNNNNNNNNNNNNNNNNNNNNNNNNNNNNNNNNNNNNNNNNNNNNNNNNNNNNNNNNNNNNNNNNNNNNNNNNNNNNNNNNNNNNNNNNNNNNNNNNNNNNNNNNNNNNNNNNNNNNNNNNNNNNNNNNNNNNNNNNNNNNNNNNNNNNNNNNNNNNNNNNNNNNNNNNNNNNNNNNNNNNNNNNNNNNNNNNNNNNNNNNNNNNNNNNNNNNNNNNNNNNNNNNNNNNNNNNNNNNNNNNNNNNNNNNNNNNNNNNNNTTTTTACCTCCATCTAATGTTTGTAATACCGTTACTAGCCTACCTATAAGGGATTGAAGCTAACAAATGAATAA harbors:
- the speE gene encoding polyamine aminopropyltransferase; protein product: MEMWYTEKQTPSVSLSLKTTKTLHVEQTEFQHLAMIETEAFGRMLVLDGMVQTSVVDEFVYHEMIAHPALYTHPNPKNVLVIGGGDGGTIREIIKHPSVEKATLVEIDGRVIELSKQYLPEIAVALTGEAKVEVKVEDGIKHINESKNTYDIILVDSTEPVGPAVGLFSQDFYQGIYEALKEDGLMVAQTESPFFNGDLITNVNKRLRNIFPYVKTYLASIPTYPSGLWSFTMGSKKYKIEDVDINNLYPIETKYFTPELMLASTKLPKFVQDLVKGE
- a CDS encoding zinc-binding dehydrogenase, producing MKGCPYGTHRVIEKKGMLPQPAWKISNDPEIYSNEILIDVKTLNIDSASFTQIKKQAKEENRTIESIILETVEKRGKQHNPVTGSGGMLIGTVLKIGEDLKGKIDLQEGDKIATLVSLSLTPLKIEKILAVKENSDQVDIEGKAILFQSGIYAKLPTDIDEKLALAVLDVAGAPAQTARLVKPSDIVVVIGAGGKSGLLTIYEAKKRAGVTGKVIGIEYSEEGCRKLRETGYADIVIQGDATNPVEILEKVKEATAEKLADVTINCVNIPDTEMASILVTRDRGIVYFFSMATSFTKAALGAEGIGKDVDMLIGNGYAKGHSEIALQIIRESEKIRRIFEEIYV
- the speB gene encoding agmatinase: MGLFNNVEYTSNFIGAKDNYHQAKGVLLGAPMDYTVSFRPGSRFAAKRIREVSYNLEEYSFYCHKDLTDCPFFDAGDLALPFGNVEKSLDIIYQSVGQITKDGKIPFVIGGDHLISYACIKGVKEKYPDLAVLHFDAHADLREDYAGEKHSHATVIGKVVRDLGVKDVYQFGIRSGTKDEWEFAQKHTKLFPFTAKEPLLKVLEELKGKPIYITIDIDVVDPAFAPGTGTPEAGGITSKELLDCLKIMSSLNVVGFDIIEVAPVYDVSDITSVLAAKVIRESLLMYIK
- a CDS encoding XapX domain-containing protein translates to MKDIILALVAGGLVGAIFGKVGLPIPAPANIAGLMGIAGIMLGYVASTKFF
- a CDS encoding sigma-54 interaction domain-containing protein, with the protein product MKDLLISILETIDEGIHAVDEKGITIYYNSKAALLDGLHPEDVIGKHILDVFPSLDRTSSTLLKVLKSRKPIYNQQQKYTNFKGKEVVTVNTTLPIFGQKGFLGAVEISKDITQVKQLSDKIHFLQQSLYKNLGKGEVDKEKLYQFGDIIGNSKKITDLIKKAQRVSRSSSTLLVYGETGVGKELLVQAIHSSSPRQNGPFIAQNCGALPESLLESILFGTVKGSFTGSENKPGLFELAGGGTLFLDEINSLPLSLQGKILRAIEEKKIRRIGDTKEIPVDVRIMAAMNTDPLEAVEKGLLRKDLYYRLNVVTLYIPPLRDRIEDIEPLVLHFLDKFNKEFDNKITGVKKEVINLLHHYTWPGNVRELANVIEAIFNFKDSGKIDIDDLPGHIVQQVNGNKNLNLREKLFQYEKELIKEVFLANDKNITKTAQILGIPRQTLQYKLKQFNLN
- the ablA gene encoding lysine 2,3-aminomutase; its protein translation is MRSFKEVEKYKNVTEEQWNDWHWQLKNRITTVEELKELVELTPEEEEGIKQCLKTLRMAITPYYGILMDPKDVNCPVRKQGIPVIKELEKSSCDMEDPLSEDTDSPVPGLTHRYPDRVLLLVTDQCAMYCRHCTRRRMAGVTDQAMPLERIEKALEYIRKTTEVRDVLISGGDGLLVSDDRLEYIIKSLREIPHVEIIRIGTRTPVVLPQRITDELCNMLKKYHPIWINTHFNHPKELTDESKKALAKLADAGIPLGNQSVLLRGINDCPNIMKKLVHELVLNRVRPYYIYQCDLSQGIEHFRTPVSKGIEIIESLRGHTSGYAVPTFVVDAPGGGGKIPVMPQYLISQSPSRVVLRNFEGVMAVYSQPTDYKDGCNCEYCQGAKESIGVQSLLTGEKINIEPTELKRGTRRRK
- the moaC gene encoding cyclic pyranopterin monophosphate synthase MoaC encodes the protein MAEFTHFNQAGRAKMVDVSEKKSTQRIAVAKGKIYMDKSTLEKVKEGSMKKGDVLSVAQVGGILGGKKTWDLIPMCHNIMISGLDIDFEINENENYIEATCTAKTVGSTGVEMEALTGVSVALLTIYDMCKAVDKKMVIKDIRLVEKRGGKTDIILE
- a CDS encoding DUF1934 domain-containing protein, which gives rise to MRAAQILIRSSQQTSSGRSDLAIEVEGSVTSKEETTYLTYKEPEGTGLDNTTTTLKLEKDKVTLIRTGSTTLRQVFKAGEITTGVYQTPYGNFALEVDAKEVKVELIKDKGKITLQYDLIIAGEKIEDQKLNIFYYSI
- a CDS encoding MutS-related protein, whose amino-acid sequence is MEFFIGNTSNAIDLEEVLDSVTPYSPYGQREKEKLTPTQSKGKLEKEYNLTYLMLEIIKESNEVNEIIELLRNLKDITPIIQKASAELVLEELDFFYIKQWLVGVRRLADLIINTGIKGKIGIKLDKIEDFFTIISLDNEGPGFYLSGKHNSELEKVRISYRRLKQELDDLLEKRKKGIEREFNVLFNIENTLNISKFDKDKVEKLSRCPQLFYHGENYTHVQFKIKEWEESLKLKGELEELKKKIEDEEEKVRKYLTKEFLKSSSKFQGNCKSLGKLDWLLTKANYSREINGVKPIITDDNIIKLKGVRNPVLERVLVNRGKKVTPISLELTGGVTVITGSNMGGKSLTLKTLGLTVALAQLGFLVPCEEMVFNPRKFIYCSLYHEQSIYDGLSTFGVEIKGLKKVLGYRDKKGLYLIDELGRGTNPIEGGALAYAVARYLNKGNSISVMVTHFEQMLSDEFGQLRIVGLDNVTENKLKKVLNGKKGVEAVEELMDYRVEKAIELGVPREGLKIAALLGLPKEIIENAKNKLEKDVRKRSEFNGG